The Malus domestica chromosome 08, GDT2T_hap1 genomic interval AACCAAGACACAACCGAACGGACTAAGATTCTCTCATCTTCTCTTTTTATCCCCTTCCATCCACTCCTTTCacattctttattttgtctttctatttctataaaaaattaatataaaatgttgacgtggtttactTATGATCGTTTAAATGAGAAAAGAGTATtttatctttctctttctataaaaaattaatataaaatattgacgtgatttaaccgtgactgTTCACATGATAGAAGAAAGAAacggagagaaaaaaaagagagaggagaTCATCCTTCTCCCAATCGAACACCTTGACTTCGCAAGACCCAAGTCCGCGGATGGTTCAAACCACGTGCCAGTTAAGCGCGTGGATGGACGCGTGATGCGTGCTTTCGAAGGAAGCAAGTCAACGCAGACCGAATTAGTTAACGGTAGCGGACTTAAcaattctagggtttccgaTTTCCTCCTTTGGTAACGCACGCCGACGCTGCAGTGAGCTGTCCGCCGTCGTCTCAATCTTCCCTCTTTTCGCCGTCAGTGTTTCCTCGTTTTCATCAAACCCCTGGGAAACGTAGGAACCTCCTACTGCGAGAGGTACGAGATTGCCTGTTTATCTACTCTGGTCTCTTGAAGTTTTCCGTTCGGCTGCGAAGTTTCGAATCCTCGTCTTCGGTTAGTGTTTgatctttcaaattttcttttttctttttttaatttgcatTGTTTCTGGATACTGTTTTTCCTGTAAAGGTAAAATCTTTACTGTGATTTAATCACTATTTTGGCTTGAAAATCTTCAATTTTaaatcttttgtttttgggtgaaactgcAAATTGAAATTATAACTGGgttttggtttgaatttttgtgcttaattgaaaaaataattgtaattaatttttaaaattttgtagtTAATTATAGTTAGGTGGAGATTGCTTAAGTAAATGTTCACCTGGCTTGTTTTATAGGTTGATTAATCTTTGAGATTGAGATGCTAAAAACCAATGTTGGTTCATCCGTGTCGTGTTGCGAGTTTAATTTTGGTGTGCTGTGGCGTTATGAATTTATGATTAGAAGGTGACAATGGCTAGAGGGGTGCCCGGGAATCCTGCTGAACCAGGGGTTGCGGAAACTTCAACTTGCATCTGCATCCCGGAACCAGAGGAACCCCTGTGCTCTATGCGTAAGTGGTATTTTACGAGAGAGGAGATAGAAGATCATTCTCCATCTCGGAGGGATGGAATCAGCCTGAAGAAAGAGTCACAGTTGCGGAATTCATATTGCTCGTTTCTTCAAGCGATTGGGATGAAGCTTAAAGTGTAAGTTCAGTTGATTTGTGTATTGATAGTATCTCATGGTTGTCTTACTATACGGCATGTTTTAACTTGTTGAATCCTATAGAATAGTCTTCTGTTCTCTGCATCTCTTTTCGGTTTTTGTACTTGCTATATCTTAGATAACTCTACAAACTATGCTGTATTCTCTCTTAGCTTGAACATTGTTTTTGCTTACGTGCCTATCGGCCTCaaataacaagaaaataaaCTTCCGTAATGTTGAAGGCATGTTCTTTCTATGTCACGTTAATTAATCTTGCTATATATTGAGCTAACTATGAAGTTCTCTATTTGCTTATTGTCTTGAGATAAGTCGGGTCCCTTAAGACTGTTAAGTTCTTCTTCTGTGTCCCATTATCTTCAGCATTATCCAAACTTTTTAATGTTGCCATAATTGATTGGTTCAAACCTTCGACCTTTTTAGCCATCGTTAAGAAGATATAGATATTTTCTTCTACTCAATACTTTTGTATTTCATGAGGTTCCACCAAGATCCCTCAAATGCGATTAATAAATTacttttggggggggggggggggggaagattTTTGCTTTCTATCATCTCCCTTTTCTGTTCGTATCCTGCATCTTATTAATCATTTATTGCAATTCCGCAGAAGATAATAATCAATAGTAAAAGTGATTACTACTACGTCTCATTCAGGTCTCAGACGACAATAGCATGTGCAATGGTGTTGTGCCACCGGTTTTACATGCGTCAATCTCATGCTAAGAATGATTGGCAGGTAATTCAAGTTTAATTGGCCCTCTAGCCAGGCTAGGGTTCTAATTAGTTTTGGATTTAGTTACTATTCTTGTCTATTGATTTGCCTTGCTAAAGattttctgttttatgttaTTTGGACCTTCTGTTTAACAATATGGTTGTATACATTTCACAGACAATTGCAACTTCAAGCTTCTTTCTTGCTTGTAAAGTACGAGAAACGCCACGCTTTTTGAAGGATGTTGTTGTTGTGGCATTTGAGATGGTGCACAGTTTAGATTCTTCTGCCTTAGAAAGTATCAAACAAAGAGTATGTAGACACACCCCTTTTACGGCATTATACATATCCTTGTAATGATGGTTGCTTAACTTCAACCTTCTGCATTTAGGAAGTTTTCAATAAGCAAAAGGAATTGATTGTGGTTGGGGAGAGACTTGTTCTGGCAACAATTGGTTTTGATCTTGACATTCAGCTTGCATACACGTCACTCGTTGCAGCTTTAAAGAGTTTAAATATTCTCCCCGACCTTGCTCAGGTGGCATTGAATTTTGTTAATGACTGGTGAGCATTGTTTAATTCCTTATAGGagctctgtgtgtgtgtttttgtgCTGAAGCATAATTGGATATTACGTTTGTTGTTTTCATAATTGGTCCTTTATATGAATGTATCATGTATGTGCAGCCTTCGTACATCACTGTGCTTGCAGTACAAGCCCCATTATATTGCAGCTGGTTCAGTGGCTCTTGCTGCCAAAGTTCAAAAAGTGAAACTACCAACACAACAGGGAAAAGTTTGGTGGCTGGAGTTCGATGTTTCACCAAAGCAATTAAATGGTGCGTTACAAGTCCTTACTTGGTTTTTATCCTTCTATTATATGGATTCATGAATCATGATCTTTGACGTGTGTATTATATTCATTTGGTGATATCCTCACGTAGTATGCTTTGCATATGGTTCATATTTTGATTAATGCGTTTTATTATATTTCCTCAACAATTACACATGGTTGTTGGATATAGTGTTAGATTTCCCTCTCTCTCGGTACCTCCATTCTATTCATACATCAGGACTTGGAATCATATATGTTTTCCTTTGTTGGAAAATGTCTATAACTTATATGCACTTTCTCAGAGGTCATTCAGCGGATGATGGGGCCAGGTGGAAAAAAAGCTCTAGCGCCCGAGAATGGAAGAGTCGTTGCATCTGAAACACTGCCTAGAAAGCCAAGTGGTATTGACGAGGGTGGTGGGGATGAGATTAAACCAACAAAAGAAGAATTGGATGATCAGAACTCAAACTGCAAGATTGCTTCTGCATCTGAAACTCTGCCTAGAAAGCCAAGTGGTATTGACGAGGGTAGTGGGGCCGAGATTAAACCAATTAAAGTGGAATTGGATGATCAGAACTCAAAATGCAGGACTGTTTCTGCTCAGACCAACGGTAGTAAGATTGATGTTGATCGGATTAGAGATGCTATAAAGAGGAGAAGGCGCGATAAAGTTGTAAATAAGAAGTCGGTTCATGCCATAGATGATGAGATAGATCCTGAAGCCTGGATAGAAAGTGAGCTTGAAAATGGAGTAGAGCTACAAAATGCATCCGCAACGAAGAAACAAAGGTTGTGAGTTTTTTCATGCCGTTACAGGCATCTTCCTTTGTGTATTAGAGTGTGATTCTTCGGTTACAAACTCGATTCTTCTAATTCtgtaagtaatttttttttttgtcgaaaaatTGTGTATGTATTTAAGTAGAGAGTTATTCTAGTAATTAAAATCTTGCAGTATACATCTAAATACGGCAAAATTTCTGCCTCATCTGATGTATGAAATTCAGGTACATTATCTGTCTGATGCTGTAATAATACAGTGGATCATCTCTCTtgtaaataacaaaaataaataaatgggaCGGATTTATCCAGAAGTTGGGCTTCAAAGGTTTGCTATACTGGGCCTTCTGCGAGAGAAAATAAAAGGCCGATCGGTCTTTTAAAGTTCGGCCCATTTTAGTTTTGAAACAAGGGTAAAGTGCCTATTTTATCTAATTTTACGTCAACTCAAGTTAATTGACACACTTTAGAATGTAATATTGTCATTTTCTCACCTATAAacccttaacatttcatataggttgcaaATCTAACGTCTAATCTAtcctccaaagttaactccatacactatttctttgTGGAAATTTATCCATATACCCTCtaatgtgtatcacatgcaagtaacgtgacttaaattgGCAGAAAATTGAATATGGTAGCTTTGAAtctaatattagggatgtaattggtagatttttataattcaataactaatttttccaaaaaattgCTTTAGGGACTTATTTTTTACTAAAGTGATAATTCAAAGATTAAATTGATAGTTCATCATAAATAACACCAAGTCATTTCTCTTcaattcatacttttttttttaactttttcgaATTAGAGTTTCTACTTATTTTTTAGGATGCTTAAACAAAATGGTTACTCTTATCACATATTTCCTACAAAATCTGTACCATCTTTCAAATAGAGGTAGGACCCACTTGTGTTGGTGGGCCTTACATCTATTAGAGATGTTGTACAAATGTGGTATATAAAATGGAAGAGGACATCCTTGGGATCCCCATATCCTAGTCatttatcgtacattgtgctgtcagtttttgtcaagtactatttgtgtttaattttaaataaataaaaaagtcaaatgatttCTAACTACATAATATACGATGAATGGCTAGGATGTGAGAATCTCTAAGATCCCCACAATTTGGATCCatatgggatccaaatccatatAAAATGTAGTAGGTGTATCAttactcatatatatatatatatatatatatatataacaatattatctatactaagaggAGGGGGTaggcttagtctcacaatgggtcaacaataatatggttcaaattcgcgtttgacgagaatcgaacctaagacctctcacttaaaAGAGGATACTATTAGACCGTGGTACTAAGTGTCGTATCATTACTCATACTTAAAATGCAAAAAGCCAACATAACTATCTATGTGACAATCAAATGGGAGATATTTTTTAGTGTGCCTGAAAAACGGGTACATACACCATGTCATTATATAAGTAGAtggacacttaaaaaaaaacttctttcCACTTGTGTAATAAAATATGGCGTACCGCCTTCGCATTTCAAACACCTTGAAAAATCTCTTATAAACTAAACAAAGTGAGCTCATTCTATCATCACGAATAATTGAATGATAGATCTTTTATTTGATGAATAAatgattattgtattttttttcttatgcaCAAGTTTATTTATATATCTTAATTCTTCATTAATAATTATGGGTGTAATCACTTCATGTTTACTTTCTCTTTTGCAGATGTCAATGTTCATTCGTACACATGTGgacatatttttcttgatttcttTGAAGCCTTTGAATAAAGCATGGGCACTGATCACTTGGCATGTTCTTATATGGGAATTGAATATAGCCATTGAAAGAACATGTTGGTGAGTACcaaattaattaagttaaaaCCATTTGGAACGTCATTAGGTATAGTGGATGCAAAAGGGGCCAAAGTCATAAGAGATTCGTTCATGATAGATTGGTTGTATCGAGCTTAAATCAAGCGAGTGAGAGATTCatcatcaatttttttaatgtcaAATTAAACATGCTTGAAGTTTTCAAATTAACAGAGAATACCTCACCTCTAATGATAAAGGTGGCAAATCAACTCATTGGTTACTTCCATTAAGATCCATTTAGTTTGATTTCACCTTACACCATCATCACAATTACCAATATCACCTCTAAATTACGGTGATATCAACTTAAACAGATTTTAACAGATTCCCATTAACAATCCAATAGACTAATTTACCACCTCTACTTAACGGTCGGTAGCAAAAATCACCTTCAATTGCAGAGATATGTGGCTGAAAACCAAAATATAGCTAGCTAGGAAGATGAGAACTCGCATAGATTAATAACGAAATATTATTTAGGGTTCAGTGGGCGTAGAAAgcaaatgacaaaaaattaaaataaaagtgaTGGCCCCTTAGTGTTGGATTTCATGGCCTTAAGTTTTGACAAGCATATATTCTTCTGTTCCAGTTATTTGTCATCTTCTCAAGACACACCTTTAAATCCTGCAACTTTAGACCCtcctttttagggtttttgccatatattttcttgaaaagttcatttTATAATCGAGTGGAAAAGCATCACCAAATAATGATCATGGtaaacaattggaggaaattaAAGAGGGCGAAAAATTATCTAATTATTACAACTTCTTAATTAATCTCTAGCTTGCTATAAAGTGTCTAAACATGCAAATGTTGTATATTATATGTGTCAAAATACTTGTCAATTGTTCCACAGTTTCCTCGTAGCGAGATACAGTGCGTTTTATGGGGGTGTAGCTTCGATTCGTGGTGGTGCAGTTAATGTTTAGTGTtagtttaaagttttaatattgCGAATTGTATGAACTTGGTTTTGAATTATATTGTGTTTGTTATTACCATTCATATCTTGTAGACGTCTTTGatgtatatttaaattttatctaatGAACATTTCCTATATATAAAAGTGaaaataaagtatcatcatCATGTATCTTATTCTTTTATgaagggaaaaggaaaaaaaaaactttttcatGAACTttatttatgtgtgtgtgtgcgcgcgcgtgTGTATTTGATGTTTACCTTCACGTCAAGAGAGACTTTATTTCCCAATCCAATGTGTTCTTGTTTGGAGCTACTAAAGTTCTTTTAGCATCTTTCAAGTTCTgtatataatttaattttaaggaaaactaacgaaaaattaaaaaaaaaacttctcttttaatgaaaagtcatttttaaaggtataatgaatagtaccagagaaatgcataaatgtggtttttcgttaaaaatgaacaataccggaagtgttttgttaaaactcccttaatttTACTACAGTTACATACGACCTTAGAATCTCTTCACAGCTAGTAAACCACACTAAGAAAATTCTTGAAAAGTTTGCTTATCAAACCCTTTTGGGTTTCTCAGTAATTTCAATAATTATAAATAGGTTTAGtttctttgacaaaaaatatatacatacacttatatacacacacatatatataggtctAGTTTAATGTAgagaatcaaatcaaatctcacCCAAAACCCTCTATGCCTTCTCTGTAACTTATCTCATTTGTTGACACCGGACCATTTATTTAAACTTCACTTAACAACGTTAACTCTTTAACTTAtcact includes:
- the LOC103440306 gene encoding cyclin-T1-3, whose product is MARGVPGNPAEPGVAETSTCICIPEPEEPLCSMRKWYFTREEIEDHSPSRRDGISLKKESQLRNSYCSFLQAIGMKLKVSQTTIACAMVLCHRFYMRQSHAKNDWQTIATSSFFLACKVRETPRFLKDVVVVAFEMVHSLDSSALESIKQREVFNKQKELIVVGERLVLATIGFDLDIQLAYTSLVAALKSLNILPDLAQVALNFVNDCLRTSLCLQYKPHYIAAGSVALAAKVQKVKLPTQQGKVWWLEFDVSPKQLNEVIQRMMGPGGKKALAPENGRVVASETLPRKPSGIDEGGGDEIKPTKEELDDQNSNCKIASASETLPRKPSGIDEGSGAEIKPIKVELDDQNSKCRTVSAQTNGSKIDVDRIRDAIKRRRRDKVVNKKSVHAIDDEIDPEAWIESELENGVELQNASATKKQRL